In a single window of the Bactrocera dorsalis isolate Fly_Bdor chromosome 2, ASM2337382v1, whole genome shotgun sequence genome:
- the LOC105231844 gene encoding esterase E4 isoform X1: MKYRCIADFVVVAVVIVAASGLIVFAIATQNSNRRLERKLAAHEANLTQITEQLMLIGTTTTMSSKPTESDITVPTTEQQGSNDITDATTTTVQPVSTVRGVALAYEQPRISTAGAMNATTTTTIVTRAAVRTRKIPAYITTTINAAVDRAQSSRRITRLKAKLMPAAIVAARAATNTLEESTAWKTLTSHPNSLVQLFPSRAMRVVQEVVRSLRKDTNVVIETSLGKIRGRFQKYRSGERGGYYSFKGIRYGEAPIGARRFRAAAPEKPWLGVRDASREGNSCPHKNMILDTFKGNEDCLFLNVFTTRLPREDDELQRPVMVWLHGGGYSFGSGNTFLYGPDYLVAEDIVLVTLNYRLGPLGFLTAGPDAPGNQGLKDQVLALKWVRDNIAAFGGDPNQVTIFGESAGASSVQMLLLSPLAKGLFQRAISQSGSALNPWSMADSSSERAFRLAANLGYVGANDTDEILEFLRRVPAMKLVEAAPTTLTVEDSRNNIGLPFVPVVEGYWNAEGGREVYYEEPFMTQHPSEMYQQHKFHSNVPYMTGYNTHEAMLFIRRLRKNPKLLEIIENDFARMVPRDLNVTDDRERVTRDIRQFYLGNKQVGIESVDEMIALLTDLMFLQGIRKTARNHAKYGSAPVYMYRFSYDGALGLYKRMLGLTRPGVCHGDEMGYLFKFGFFNLSLDPRSTEVLVKNRMVRMWTNFAKYGNPTPQNVEDTMLTTNWTPINPQTVMEDINYLDISVNLNMRSNPESERQQFWDYMYEHFNGAAM, translated from the exons ATGAAATACCGTTGCATTGCAgactttgttgttgtggccGTTGTCATTGTGGCGGCGAGTGGTCTCATTGTTTTCGCCATTGCCACGCAGAATTCCAACCGGCGATTGGAGCGAAAGCTGGCGGCGCATGAAGCCAATTTGACGCAAATCACAGAACAGTTGATGCTAattggcacaacaacaacaatgagttCAAAACCAACCGAAAGCGACATAACAGTGCCAACGACCGAGCAACAAGGAAGTAACGATATAAcagatgcaacaacaacaacagttcaGCCAGTGTCGACAGTGCGTGGCGTCGCgctggcgtatgagcaacctaGAATTAGTACGGCGGGTGCAATgaacgccacaacaacaacaacaattgtaacAAGAGCAGCTGTGCGCACTAGAAAAATACCGGcatatataacaacaacaataaatgctgCCGTCGATCGGGCACAATCGTCGCGACGAATCACAAGGCTCAAAGCGAAACTGATGCCAGCAGCCATTGTGGCAGCACGCGCGGCAACCAACACTTTGGAG GAGTCAACCGCATGGAAGACATTAACATCACATCCCAACTCGCTGGTGCAACTGTTTCCGTCACGTGCGATGCGCGTCGTTCAAGAGGTGGTGCGCTCGCTACGC AAGGACACAAATGTTGTAATCGAAACTTCATTGGGCAAGATTCGAGGACGCTTTCAGAAGTACAGATCCGGCGAACGCGGCGGCTACTACAGCTTCAAGGGCATACGCTATGGTGAAGCACCCATTGGTGCCAGGAG GTTCCGAGCGGCAGCACCTGAAAAGCCTTGGTTAGGTGTGCGCGATGCGTCACGTGAGGGCAACAGCTGTCCGCACAAGAATATGATACTGGACACATTCAAAGGCAACGAGGATTGTCTATTTCTGAATGTTTTCACCACACGACTACCCAGAGAGGATGA TGAACTACAGCGGCCTGTTATGGTGTGGCTACATGGCGGCGGCTACTCCTTCGGCTCTGGCAATACTTTCCTATATGGCCCTGACTATTTGGTTGCGGAGGATATTGTCTTAGTCACACTCAACTATCGTTTAGGACCTCTGGGCTTTTTGACTGCAGGTCCCGATGCGCCGGGCAATCAGGGCTTGAAG GATCAAGTGCTTGCCTTGAAGTGGGTGCGCGACAACATCGCCGCTTTCGGCGGTGATCCAAATCAAGTCACAATTTTCGGTGAATCCGCTGGTGCTTCGTCCGTGCAAATGCTGCTACTCTCGCCACTTGCCAAAGGTCTGTTTCAACGTGCGATCTCGCAAAGCGGCTCAGCGCTGAATCCTTGGTCGATGGCCGACAGCTCGTCGGAACGCGCTTTTCGCTTGGCTGCCAATCTAGGCTATGTGGGTGCCAATGATACGGATGAGATTTTGGAATTTCTGCGACGCGTGCCCGCTATGAAACTGGTGGAGGCTGCGCCCACAACACTTACCGTTGAGGACTCGCGCAACAATATCGGCTTGCCGTTCGTGCCAGTGGTGGAGGGTTATTGGAATGCGGAAGGTGGTAGAGAAGTATACTATGAAGAGCCCTTCATGACACAACATCCCAGTGAAATGTACCAACAACACAAATTCCATAGCAATGTGCCGTACATGACAGGCTACAATACACACGAAGCCATGCTTTTCATACGAA GACTACGTAAGAATCCAAAACTGCTGGAGATTATCGAGAATGATTTCGCGCGCATGGTGCCACGTGATCTGAATGTCACAGACGACCGCGAGCGCGTCACACGCGACATACGTCAATTCTATTTGGGCAACAAGCAAGTGGGCATTGAGTCCGTGGACGAAATGATTGCA CTCCTCACGGATCTGATGTTCCTGCAGGGCATACGCAAGACTGCGCGCAATCACGCCAAATACGGCAGCGCGCCTGTTTATATGTACCGTTTCTCGTACGACGGCGCGCTGGGACTATACAAACGCATGCTGGGTCTGACGCGTCCCGGCGTGTGTCATGGCGACGAAATGGGTTACTTATTCAAATTCGGTTTCTTCAACTTGAGCCTAGATCCGCGCTCAACCGAGGTGCTCGTGAAGAATCGCATGGTGCGCATGTGGACCAATTTCGCCAAATATGG CAATCCAACGCCGCAAAATGTGGAGGACACAATGCTGACCACCAACTGGACGCCCATAAATCCACAGACTGTGATGGaagatattaattatttagatatttcCGTTAACCTAAACATGCGTAGTAATCCGGAGTCAGAGCGACAACAATTTTGGGATTATATGTATGAGCATTTTAACGGTGCTGCCATGTAG
- the LOC105231844 gene encoding esterase E4 isoform X2, with protein MVRKRLLTLLPLILFALCNILARESTSLAIAPSTFGTAIARAGKLSNTLKESTAWKTLTSHPNSLVQLFPSRAMRVVQEVVRSLRKDTNVVIETSLGKIRGRFQKYRSGERGGYYSFKGIRYGEAPIGARRFRAAAPEKPWLGVRDASREGNSCPHKNMILDTFKGNEDCLFLNVFTTRLPREDDELQRPVMVWLHGGGYSFGSGNTFLYGPDYLVAEDIVLVTLNYRLGPLGFLTAGPDAPGNQGLKDQVLALKWVRDNIAAFGGDPNQVTIFGESAGASSVQMLLLSPLAKGLFQRAISQSGSALNPWSMADSSSERAFRLAANLGYVGANDTDEILEFLRRVPAMKLVEAAPTTLTVEDSRNNIGLPFVPVVEGYWNAEGGREVYYEEPFMTQHPSEMYQQHKFHSNVPYMTGYNTHEAMLFIRRLRKNPKLLEIIENDFARMVPRDLNVTDDRERVTRDIRQFYLGNKQVGIESVDEMIALLTDLMFLQGIRKTARNHAKYGSAPVYMYRFSYDGALGLYKRMLGLTRPGVCHGDEMGYLFKFGFFNLSLDPRSTEVLVKNRMVRMWTNFAKYGNPTPQNVEDTMLTTNWTPINPQTVMEDINYLDISVNLNMRSNPESERQQFWDYMYEHFNGAAM; from the exons GAGTCAACCGCATGGAAGACATTAACATCACATCCCAACTCGCTGGTGCAACTGTTTCCGTCACGTGCGATGCGCGTCGTTCAAGAGGTGGTGCGCTCGCTACGC AAGGACACAAATGTTGTAATCGAAACTTCATTGGGCAAGATTCGAGGACGCTTTCAGAAGTACAGATCCGGCGAACGCGGCGGCTACTACAGCTTCAAGGGCATACGCTATGGTGAAGCACCCATTGGTGCCAGGAG GTTCCGAGCGGCAGCACCTGAAAAGCCTTGGTTAGGTGTGCGCGATGCGTCACGTGAGGGCAACAGCTGTCCGCACAAGAATATGATACTGGACACATTCAAAGGCAACGAGGATTGTCTATTTCTGAATGTTTTCACCACACGACTACCCAGAGAGGATGA TGAACTACAGCGGCCTGTTATGGTGTGGCTACATGGCGGCGGCTACTCCTTCGGCTCTGGCAATACTTTCCTATATGGCCCTGACTATTTGGTTGCGGAGGATATTGTCTTAGTCACACTCAACTATCGTTTAGGACCTCTGGGCTTTTTGACTGCAGGTCCCGATGCGCCGGGCAATCAGGGCTTGAAG GATCAAGTGCTTGCCTTGAAGTGGGTGCGCGACAACATCGCCGCTTTCGGCGGTGATCCAAATCAAGTCACAATTTTCGGTGAATCCGCTGGTGCTTCGTCCGTGCAAATGCTGCTACTCTCGCCACTTGCCAAAGGTCTGTTTCAACGTGCGATCTCGCAAAGCGGCTCAGCGCTGAATCCTTGGTCGATGGCCGACAGCTCGTCGGAACGCGCTTTTCGCTTGGCTGCCAATCTAGGCTATGTGGGTGCCAATGATACGGATGAGATTTTGGAATTTCTGCGACGCGTGCCCGCTATGAAACTGGTGGAGGCTGCGCCCACAACACTTACCGTTGAGGACTCGCGCAACAATATCGGCTTGCCGTTCGTGCCAGTGGTGGAGGGTTATTGGAATGCGGAAGGTGGTAGAGAAGTATACTATGAAGAGCCCTTCATGACACAACATCCCAGTGAAATGTACCAACAACACAAATTCCATAGCAATGTGCCGTACATGACAGGCTACAATACACACGAAGCCATGCTTTTCATACGAA GACTACGTAAGAATCCAAAACTGCTGGAGATTATCGAGAATGATTTCGCGCGCATGGTGCCACGTGATCTGAATGTCACAGACGACCGCGAGCGCGTCACACGCGACATACGTCAATTCTATTTGGGCAACAAGCAAGTGGGCATTGAGTCCGTGGACGAAATGATTGCA CTCCTCACGGATCTGATGTTCCTGCAGGGCATACGCAAGACTGCGCGCAATCACGCCAAATACGGCAGCGCGCCTGTTTATATGTACCGTTTCTCGTACGACGGCGCGCTGGGACTATACAAACGCATGCTGGGTCTGACGCGTCCCGGCGTGTGTCATGGCGACGAAATGGGTTACTTATTCAAATTCGGTTTCTTCAACTTGAGCCTAGATCCGCGCTCAACCGAGGTGCTCGTGAAGAATCGCATGGTGCGCATGTGGACCAATTTCGCCAAATATGG CAATCCAACGCCGCAAAATGTGGAGGACACAATGCTGACCACCAACTGGACGCCCATAAATCCACAGACTGTGATGGaagatattaattatttagatatttcCGTTAACCTAAACATGCGTAGTAATCCGGAGTCAGAGCGACAACAATTTTGGGATTATATGTATGAGCATTTTAACGGTGCTGCCATGTAG
- the LOC105231843 gene encoding DNA-directed RNA polymerase III subunit RPC3 — translation MSIEYANLCSVVVKQVFGETVQIVADCLFCAVSRTLPAILKTTKLSRKEVSLALAVLIKYQLVVFIPCESNPFLAEYSLKREEIFNILRYPGYVQLIHTKYGAVGAAIAEELLHGGPQTATNVLLKCIASSEVKEKVDTYRDNFLTMVSDNYLIRLPQLITGEEETIPKFQIDAYQYFVPPDINLHFIAQVQAGKENVEKAADAGIFWQLNFSRFHQDFRDAVMIGAIEKKLGASTGECFKYILKQMYERTDPWQKECSNPFTLAEIKQLIEKKSNNLDLIKHLDQYVTLIADDPLCFIRKVGDMGGGQYVVDLNRAFEELTLAWFGHVITERYGSKASRIFRIIYMKKFIEQEELQKEAMIPAREAKLLSYYLFQDQFIQIKTIRKAGGGGTGPAKAFFLFHFKPRQSVRMVLNVCYKALYNTIERSNFEKSEHKRLIEKSQKLDSIVATMKERGESAEYIDEILETLTPPEREILEKVKSRLKTLSKAEITLDSSIFLLQMYLFHTKVPTTLSNKDKKLM, via the exons ATGTCTATAGAATATGCTAATCTCTGTTCAGTAGTGGTGAAGCAGGTATTCGGCGAGACAGTGCAAATTGTTGCAGATTGTTTATTCTGTGCAGTCTCACGCACATTACCGGCTATCTTAAAAACCACAAAACTATCACGCAAAGAG gtGTCCCTTGCACTGGCGGTGCTTATTAAATATCAACTGGTTGTGTTTATACCTTGCGAATCAAACCCTTTCTTGGCGGAGTACTCGTTGAAGCGtgaagaaattttcaatattctaCGTTATCCAGG TTATGTGCAATTGATTCATACAAAGTATGGTGCAGTTGGTGCTGCCATTGCAGAGGAGCTACTGCATGGCGGACCTCAAACAGCTACTAATGTGCTGCTTAAATGTATAGCCAGCTCAGAAGTCAAGGAAAAAGTCGACACCTATCGTGACAATTTCTTGACTATGGTAAGCGATAATTATTTAATACGTTTACCACAGCTGATAACTGGCGAAGAGGAAACTATAccgaaatttcaaattgatgCTTATCAATACTTTGTGCCACCAGATATAAATCTACATTTCATCGCACAAGTACAAGCTGGCAaagaaaatgtggaaaaagCTGCAGATGCAGgcattttttggcagttaaatTTCAGTCGTTTCCATCAGGATTTTCGGGATGCGGTAATGATCGGTGCGATAGAGAAGAAACTTGGTGCCAGCACTGGCGAATGctttaaatatatactaaaaCAAATGTATGAGCGTACAGATCCCTGGCAAAAG GAATGCTCGAATCCATTTACACTAGCTGAAATCAAACAATTGATTGAAAAGAAATCCAACAACCTAGATTTGATTAAACATTTAGATCAGTACGTCACGCTTATAG CTGATGATCCCTTATGTTTCATACGCAAGGTCGGCGATATGGGCGGTGGCCAATATGTCGTAGATTTAAATCGCGCTTTCGAGGAATTAACATTGGCTTGGTTTGGGCATGTAATAACCGAACGTTATGGCTCGAAGGCGTCCCGCATATTTCGCATTATTTACATGAAGAAATTCATCGAGCAAGAAGAGTTGCAAAAGGAGGCGATGATACCAGCGCGTGAAGCAAAATTGCTGTCGTACTACCTATTTCAAGatcaatttatacaaataaaaactattagaaaagcGGGTGGTGGTGGTACGGGACCTGCTAAAGCCTTCTTCTTGTTCCACTTCAAGCCCAGACAG AGCGTGCGCATGGTCTTAAATGTTTGCTATAAAGCTTTATATAATACAATTGAGCGCTCCAATTTCGAAAAGTCCGAGCATAAACGCTTAATTGAGAAATCACAAAAGTTAGACAGCATTGTTGCAACAATGAAGGAGCGTGGTGAATCTGCCGAATATATTGACGAG ATACTCGAAACTTTGACGCCGCCCGAGAGAGAGATACTGGAAAAGGTGAAATCTCGTCTCAAGACTCTCTCGAAAGCTGAAATAACCTTAGATAGTAGCATATTTCTATTACAAATGTATCTGTTTCACACGAAAGTGCCAACGACCCTTTCAAATAAAGACAAGAAGTTGATGTAA